In Onthophagus taurus isolate NC chromosome 6, IU_Otau_3.0, whole genome shotgun sequence, a genomic segment contains:
- the LOC139429992 gene encoding uncharacterized protein, whose amino-acid sequence MATSTRKPIPEAPDSQKMDKTINQEKEVIPRFLVVKPLKGKSFEKMSPFALQKCLFGKFGGFKSIKKIAEGILMKAASIAQAKRVLSSERLGDIEVEVIPHKTLNVTKGIVYCPDLLNCTEEEIQQEMKGQGVIEVRRIKTRKAGLLVDTPNHILTFNKALSAKKGQGSILRLRSKDIYIPAPMRCFKCQRFGHTSLRCEAEQICVCGKAAHEGQPCESPLVCVNCGGPHSARSRVCPVYKKEVAIQEIKTKERLTYAEAKRKVQAMQRTPVSGVS is encoded by the coding sequence ATGGCAACTTCAACGAGAAAACCCATTCCAGAGGCGCCCGACTCTCAAAAAATGGACAAAACCATCAACCAGGAAAAGGAGGTCATACCCCGGTTCCTGGTGGTTAAACCGCTGAAAGGAAAATCTTTCGAAAAAATGAGCCCGTTTGCTTtgcaaaaatgtttgtttggTAAATTTGGTGGCTTTAAGTCTATTAAAAAGATCGCGGAGGGTATCCTAATGAAAGCTGCGTCGATCGCTCAGGCAAAACGCGTTCTCTCCAGTGAACGCCTAGGCGATATCGAGGTGGAAGTGATCCCACACAAAACACTTAATGTTACCAAAGGTATTGTCTATTGTCCTGATCTCCTCAATTGCACTGAGGAGGAGATTCAACAAGAAATGAAGGGGCAAGGTGTGATTGAAGTGAGGAGAATTAAAACCAGGAAGGCCGGATTATTGGTAGACACACCCAACCATATACTTACCTTCAATAAAGCTCTCTCTGCCAAAAAAGGTCAAGGCAGCATTTTACGCCTTAGAAGTAAGGATATATATATACCCGCGCCAATGCgctgttttaaatgtcaaaggTTCGGCCACACATCCTTGCGCTGTGAGGCCGAACAAATATGTGTTTGTGGAAAGGCCGCGCATGAAGGTCAGCCTTGTGAAAGTCCCCTTGTGTGTGTGAACTGTGGCGGACCGCACTCGGCTCGGTCGAGGGTGTGtcctgtatataaaaaggaAGTCGCGATTCAAGAAATTAAGACGAAGGAGCGGCTAACGTATGCCGAAGCGAAACGTAAGGTGCAAGCGATGCAGCGCACGCCTGTTTCGGGAGTGTCGTAA
- the LOC111426633 gene encoding uncharacterized protein, whose product MLYTLGGGDVVESTSVLKTNTRFLSRSKQIEENPEEYSIFDNVEEGICDIFVGIKNSSYKPIDRARAIKEMIQNELNYHSRLLEFIKAYKGDSNQMIASSLNSIDKLTISFIENLKDANYDLIKITRVYEENIYLFKIYLDILRQTTCLTDSIKSRTLIHATFLKILLHSFNHKEEEEKAIEGTINIWDNLINGYQHQLDISYDIEKNVPFSSRGKLVLRLEFKVDKKDMVVFLFEKVLLFTTMAKQDYLTYKKHYLTSNLIDVEICDNSTKLILSVKDKNNSVKIIKFRDLTNSQSQNIIRFRDSIQYLIN is encoded by the exons ATGTTGTATACATTGGGCGGTGGTGATGTGGTTGAGAGCACTAgtgttttaaaaacaaatactaGATTTTTAAGCAG ATCTAAACAAATCGAAGAAAATCCCGAAGAATACTCTATTTTTGATAATGTTGAAGAAGGAATATGCGATATTTTTGTtggaataaaaaatagttCTTACAAGCCAATTGATAGAGCTCGAGCGATAAAAGAAAtgatacaaaatgaattaaattatcaCAGCAGActtttagaatttattaaagcTTATAAAGGAGATTCGAATCAGATGATAGCATCCAGTTTAAATTCAATTGATAAGTTAACAATATCTTtcatagaaaatttaaaagatgcTAACtatgatttaatcaaaataactcgtgtttatgaagaaaat atttacctatttaaaatatacttaGATATACTTAGACAAACAACTTGTTTAACAGATTCTATTAAATCAAGAACTCTTATTCAcgcaacatttttaaaaatattacttcatTCGTTTAATCATAAAGAAGAGGAAGAAAAGGCTATAGAAGGAACTATTAACATATGGGATAACTTAATTAATGGATATCAACATCAATTGGATATTAGTTacgatatcgagaaaaatgttCCGTTTAGTTCTAGAGGAAAACTTGTACTGCGACTCGAATTTAAAGTTGATAAGAAAGATATGGTTGTTTTTCTATTTGAAAAGGTTCTTCTTTTTACTACGATGGCAAAACAAGATTATTTAAcgtataaaaaacattatttaacaTCAAATCTTATTGATGTTGAGATTTGTGACAATTCAACCAAGCTCATTTTGAGTGTAAAAGATAAGAAtaatagtgttaaaataattaaatttcgaGATCTCACAAATTCGCAAAGTCAAAATATTATTAGATTTAGGGATAGTATTCagtacttaataaattaa
- the LOC111426663 gene encoding pleckstrin homology domain-containing family G member 1-like isoform X2: MNESDELNGKRNIVDLITYFDSISCEIDAGKLRNTKANWTYINKNVCQKNSFKKICKSSKIIEELLNTEETYFQTLRHIIGSYIFYFKQELNENIFKTLEELGRHQVTFYVDLLDNRKDAEKIAQCFLKHKQLFYYYKIYISEMYDLFNTLSTKYKKLVEYSCLITLPS, from the exons ATGAACGAAAGTGATGAATTAAATGGCAAACGAAATATTGTTGATCTTATTACATATTTTGATAGTATTTCTTGTGAAATTGATGCAGGAAAATTaag gaATACTAAAGCTAATTGGACATATATTAATAAGAACGTATgccaaaaaaattcttttaagaaaatatgtaAATCTTCCAAAATAATTGAAGAACTTTTAAACACCGAAGAAACTTACTTTCAAACTTTACGACATATAATTGgg agttatattttttatttcaaacaagaattaaatgaaaatatatttaaaacattagaAGAATTAGGAAGGCACCAAGTAACTTTTTATGTGGATCTTTTAGATAATCGAAAAGACGCTGAAAAAATAGCACaatgttttttgaaacat aaacaattattttattattacaaaatttatattagtGAAATGTacgatttatttaatacactTTCTACTAAATACAAGAAATTAGTTGAG tattcGTGCCTCATCACACTTCCATCTTGA
- the LOC111426663 gene encoding rho guanine nucleotide exchange factor 25-like isoform X1, with protein MNESDELNGKRNIVDLITYFDSISCEIDAGKLRNTKANWTYINKNVCQKNSFKKICKSSKIIEELLNTEETYFQTLRHIIGSYIFYFKQELNENIFKTLEELGRHQVTFYVDLLDNRKDAEKIAQCFLKHKQLFYYYKIYISEMYDLFNTLSTKYKKLVEVRRKQLGDSFRLVDQLLTPFQRLTRYILILRKLLQQQTNSDNKILIESINYLESIATELNLSS; from the exons ATGAACGAAAGTGATGAATTAAATGGCAAACGAAATATTGTTGATCTTATTACATATTTTGATAGTATTTCTTGTGAAATTGATGCAGGAAAATTaag gaATACTAAAGCTAATTGGACATATATTAATAAGAACGTATgccaaaaaaattcttttaagaaaatatgtaAATCTTCCAAAATAATTGAAGAACTTTTAAACACCGAAGAAACTTACTTTCAAACTTTACGACATATAATTGgg agttatattttttatttcaaacaagaattaaatgaaaatatatttaaaacattagaAGAATTAGGAAGGCACCAAGTAACTTTTTATGTGGATCTTTTAGATAATCGAAAAGACGCTGAAAAAATAGCACaatgttttttgaaacat aaacaattattttattattacaaaatttatattagtGAAATGTacgatttatttaatacactTTCTACTAAATACAAGAAATTAGTTGAG gtgAGAAGAAAACAATTGGGCGACAGTTTCCGTTTAGTAGATCAACTCTTAACTCCATTTCAAAGATTAACAAGATACATTTTAATCCTTAGAAAACTTTTGCAACAACAAACAAACTCAGACAATAAAATTCTTATAGAATCGATAAATTACTTGGAAAGTATAGCAactgaattaaatttatcgaGTTGA
- the LOC111426597 gene encoding rhoGEF domain-containing protein gxcJ-like isoform X2: protein MSVTSRDSRRKSFSVSVLTNFFESGGVLQHLFKESLNDSGHSSSTSWMKKDEVKKLNEEHLVAERRKLFQNSTNPIDLNPSNGPKYIKSMPPTKSINMVEKNNFQQQEGVIRHRHSYEDIQKTRKSVMDTIIKYIEGDVSEDDIEEDTSIEISQNEIEECEDMMKDIQKSWSHINLFVDNIDEDDNENFYENENESLYGNINENINENINDNINDNINENFNENINENINECINKNVVNIDGVKNDVEECGDEENKEISNCIKEIQTDFNNLYDSAKELDQNERKELNLRRSVNFVKSNRSSSKRRKMKKKPDNIDNVVYPYDNKNQEISSPEPTPINSSDNSILNNFSFEINDDFFGKMLEPIDFIVETYNNKEENVLYKLILKREPILIPNEVYKDENRFSCESTCSSSNSNVNLNDSEDIKILLKITQPEDDFRNFESEDEGLNQNDYDAQVYENFSIENGNVKEKINHAYENWTVCDKDNNQRITITHESVLNGKFLQVPGGIPPKLLPSPKKQHIIDELKQTELKFLDGLEYVIHQYLKHFKNHPNVKQIGMGISQIFGNIEDIFEANQKFYERLLQCNYSVEKIAKLFLESEYIFLLSSDYMRNKYKTQHIYEQYIGALSERQKQLNDKKTCDSYLLTPVQRTTRYKLLLESLLKDLKKNGEETTLLEKAIDFIDKNISEANRLLAIDSIRNCPINLTNKGPLLLKDSFNIKRKYRSLIFLFKDVVVFTVESKAKQDIFEYKDSILLSDLSLKHQTNSNVFTLINFPKSKMETNRFEDNTSFEIEAVNSKTCNLWVNKIRDILWVQLNSYKQNRKTMTNLTPSPTNENKGRSSCVFTLLEGLHTHPI from the exons ATGAGTGTAACAAGTCGTGATAGTCGTCGTAAATCGTTTTCTGTCAGTGTATTAACTAATTTCTTTGAGTCTGGTGGTGTTcttcaacatttatttaaag AATCACTCAACGATAGTGGACATTCTTCGTCTACTTCCTGGATGAAAAAAGATGAAGTTAAAAAGTTAAACGAGGAACACCTTGTTGCTGAAAGGAggaaattgtttcaaaactcTACAAACCCGATAGACTTAAATCCATCAA aCGGtcctaaatatattaaaagcaTGCCACCGactaaatcaattaatatggtagaaaaaaacaactttcaaCAACAAGAAGGTGTTATACGACATCGTCACTCTTATGAAGATATccaaaaaacaagaaaatctgTTATGGACACGATCATCAAGTACATTGAGGGCGATGTTTCCGAGGATGATATCGAAGAAGATACTTCAATTgaaatttctcaaaatgaaattgaagaatGTGAAGATATGATGAAGGATATACAAAAAAGTTGGAgtcatattaatttatttgttgataatATCGATGAAgatgataatgaaaatttttatgaaaatgaaaatgaaagttTGTACggaaatattaatgaaaacattaatgaaaatattaatgacaatATTAATgacaatattaatgaaaattttaatgaaaatattaacgaaaatattaatgaatgtattaataaaaacgtgGTCAATATTGATGGTGTTAAAAATGATGTGGAAGAATGTGGtgatgaagaaaataaagaaatatcaaattgtataaaagaaattcaaaCAGATTTTAATAACCTTTATGATTCTGCAAAAGAATTAGACCAAAATGAAAGGAAAGAATTAAATCTTAGAAGAAGTGTTAACTTTGTAAAAAGTAATCGTTCTTCGAGTAAAcgtagaaaaatgaaaaagaaaccTGATAACATCGACAACGTCGTTTACCCATACGACAATAAAAACCAAGAAATATCATCACCTGAACCGACTCCAATTAATTCTTCAGATaactcaattttaaataacttttcttttgaaataaacgatgatttttttggaaaaatgttaGAACCAATCGATTTTATAGTAGAAACatacaataataaagaagaaaacgttctttataaattaatattaaaacgaGAACCGATTTTGATTCCAAACGAAGTTTATAAAGATGAAAATCGGTTTTCTTGTGAATCAACTTGTTCGAGTTCAAATTCGaatgtaaatttaaacgattcggaagatattaaaattcttttaaaaattactcaaCCGGAAGAtgattttagaaattttgagAGTGAAGATGAAGGATTGAATCAAAACGATTATGACGCACAAGTTTACGAAAATTTCTCAATCGAAAACGGAAACgttaaggaaaaaataaatcatgcATACGAAAATTGGACGGTTTGCGATAAGGATAATAACCAAAGAATTACGATTACTCACGAATCCGTTTTGAATGGTAAATTTTTGCAAGTACCCGGAGGAATTCCACCTAAATTATTACCCTCACCGAAAAAACAACACATTATAGATGAATTGAAACAAaccgaattaaaatttttggatgGATTAGAATATGTTATTCAT caatatttaaaacattttaaaaatcacccaAATGTTAAACAAATCGGAATGGGTATTAGTCAAATATTTGGGAATATTGAAGACATTTTTGAAGCAAATCAAAAGTTTTATGAGAGACTACTACAATGTAATTATTCCGttgaaaaaattgcaaaattatttctaGAAAGT gaatacatatttttattatcttctgATTACATgagaaataaatacaaaactcAACATATTTACGAACAATACATAGGAGCTTTATCA GAGCgtcaaaaacaattaaacgATAAGAAAACTTGCGACAGTTATTTATTAACCCCAGTACAAAGAACGACTCGATATAAACTTCTTTtagaaagtttattaaaagatttaaagaaaaacggtGAAGAAACGACTCTTTTAGAAAAAGCAATTGATTTTATCGACAAAAATATATCCGAAGCAAATCGGCTTTTAGCCATCGACTCAATTCGTAATTGtccaattaatttaacaaataaagGTCCTCTTTTACTAAAAGATAGtttcaatattaaaagaaaatatagaagtcttattttcttgtttaaagATGTCGTTGTATTCACAGTCGAAAGTAAA GCAAAAcaagatatttttgaatacaaagaTAGCATTTTGCTATCTGACCTATCGTTAAAACATCAAACCAATTCAAACGTTTTTACGCTTATTAATTTTCCAAAGAGTAAAATGGAAACGAATCGTTTTGAGGATAATACAAGTTTTGAAATAGAAGCGGTAAATAGTAAAACATGCAATCTTTGGGTGAATAAAATTCGAGATATTTTATGGGTACAATTGAATAGTTATAAAC aaaacCGAAAAACTATGACAAATTTAACTCCAAGTCCtacaaatgaaaataaag GGAGAAGTAGCTGCGTTTTCACGCTACTGGAAGGTTTGCACACCCATCCCATTTAA
- the LOC111426597 gene encoding rhoGEF domain-containing protein gxcJ-like isoform X1, with protein sequence MSVTSRDSRRKSFSVSVLTNFFESGGVLQHLFKESLNDSGHSSSTSWMKKDEVKKLNEEHLVAERRKLFQNSTNPIDLNPSNGPKYIKSMPPTKSINMVEKNNFQQQEGVIRHRHSYEDIQKTRKSVMDTIIKYIEGDVSEDDIEEDTSIEISQNEIEECEDMMKDIQKSWSHINLFVDNIDEDDNENFYENENESLYGNINENINENINDNINDNINENFNENINENINECINKNVVNIDGVKNDVEECGDEENKEISNCIKEIQTDFNNLYDSAKELDQNERKELNLRRSVNFVKSNRSSSKRRKMKKKPDNIDNVVYPYDNKNQEISSPEPTPINSSDNSILNNFSFEINDDFFGKMLEPIDFIVETYNNKEENVLYKLILKREPILIPNEVYKDENRFSCESTCSSSNSNVNLNDSEDIKILLKITQPEDDFRNFESEDEGLNQNDYDAQVYENFSIENGNVKEKINHAYENWTVCDKDNNQRITITHESVLNGKFLQVPGGIPPKLLPSPKKQHIIDELKQTELKFLDGLEYVIHQYLKHFKNHPNVKQIGMGISQIFGNIEDIFEANQKFYERLLQCNYSVEKIAKLFLESEYIFLLSSDYMRNKYKTQHIYEQYIGALSERQKQLNDKKTCDSYLLTPVQRTTRYKLLLESLLKDLKKNGEETTLLEKAIDFIDKNISEANRLLAIDSIRNCPINLTNKGPLLLKDSFNIKRKYRSLIFLFKDVVVFTVESKAKQDIFEYKDSILLSDLSLKHQTNSNVFTLINFPKSKMETNRFEDNTSFEIEAVNSKTCNLWVNKIRDILWVQLNSYKQNRKTMTNLTPSPTNENKGFVHTLPRQDSKKMSAEFVRNPIRKSIFYVTDEDR encoded by the exons ATGAGTGTAACAAGTCGTGATAGTCGTCGTAAATCGTTTTCTGTCAGTGTATTAACTAATTTCTTTGAGTCTGGTGGTGTTcttcaacatttatttaaag AATCACTCAACGATAGTGGACATTCTTCGTCTACTTCCTGGATGAAAAAAGATGAAGTTAAAAAGTTAAACGAGGAACACCTTGTTGCTGAAAGGAggaaattgtttcaaaactcTACAAACCCGATAGACTTAAATCCATCAA aCGGtcctaaatatattaaaagcaTGCCACCGactaaatcaattaatatggtagaaaaaaacaactttcaaCAACAAGAAGGTGTTATACGACATCGTCACTCTTATGAAGATATccaaaaaacaagaaaatctgTTATGGACACGATCATCAAGTACATTGAGGGCGATGTTTCCGAGGATGATATCGAAGAAGATACTTCAATTgaaatttctcaaaatgaaattgaagaatGTGAAGATATGATGAAGGATATACAAAAAAGTTGGAgtcatattaatttatttgttgataatATCGATGAAgatgataatgaaaatttttatgaaaatgaaaatgaaagttTGTACggaaatattaatgaaaacattaatgaaaatattaatgacaatATTAATgacaatattaatgaaaattttaatgaaaatattaacgaaaatattaatgaatgtattaataaaaacgtgGTCAATATTGATGGTGTTAAAAATGATGTGGAAGAATGTGGtgatgaagaaaataaagaaatatcaaattgtataaaagaaattcaaaCAGATTTTAATAACCTTTATGATTCTGCAAAAGAATTAGACCAAAATGAAAGGAAAGAATTAAATCTTAGAAGAAGTGTTAACTTTGTAAAAAGTAATCGTTCTTCGAGTAAAcgtagaaaaatgaaaaagaaaccTGATAACATCGACAACGTCGTTTACCCATACGACAATAAAAACCAAGAAATATCATCACCTGAACCGACTCCAATTAATTCTTCAGATaactcaattttaaataacttttcttttgaaataaacgatgatttttttggaaaaatgttaGAACCAATCGATTTTATAGTAGAAACatacaataataaagaagaaaacgttctttataaattaatattaaaacgaGAACCGATTTTGATTCCAAACGAAGTTTATAAAGATGAAAATCGGTTTTCTTGTGAATCAACTTGTTCGAGTTCAAATTCGaatgtaaatttaaacgattcggaagatattaaaattcttttaaaaattactcaaCCGGAAGAtgattttagaaattttgagAGTGAAGATGAAGGATTGAATCAAAACGATTATGACGCACAAGTTTACGAAAATTTCTCAATCGAAAACGGAAACgttaaggaaaaaataaatcatgcATACGAAAATTGGACGGTTTGCGATAAGGATAATAACCAAAGAATTACGATTACTCACGAATCCGTTTTGAATGGTAAATTTTTGCAAGTACCCGGAGGAATTCCACCTAAATTATTACCCTCACCGAAAAAACAACACATTATAGATGAATTGAAACAAaccgaattaaaatttttggatgGATTAGAATATGTTATTCAT caatatttaaaacattttaaaaatcacccaAATGTTAAACAAATCGGAATGGGTATTAGTCAAATATTTGGGAATATTGAAGACATTTTTGAAGCAAATCAAAAGTTTTATGAGAGACTACTACAATGTAATTATTCCGttgaaaaaattgcaaaattatttctaGAAAGT gaatacatatttttattatcttctgATTACATgagaaataaatacaaaactcAACATATTTACGAACAATACATAGGAGCTTTATCA GAGCgtcaaaaacaattaaacgATAAGAAAACTTGCGACAGTTATTTATTAACCCCAGTACAAAGAACGACTCGATATAAACTTCTTTtagaaagtttattaaaagatttaaagaaaaacggtGAAGAAACGACTCTTTTAGAAAAAGCAATTGATTTTATCGACAAAAATATATCCGAAGCAAATCGGCTTTTAGCCATCGACTCAATTCGTAATTGtccaattaatttaacaaataaagGTCCTCTTTTACTAAAAGATAGtttcaatattaaaagaaaatatagaagtcttattttcttgtttaaagATGTCGTTGTATTCACAGTCGAAAGTAAA GCAAAAcaagatatttttgaatacaaagaTAGCATTTTGCTATCTGACCTATCGTTAAAACATCAAACCAATTCAAACGTTTTTACGCTTATTAATTTTCCAAAGAGTAAAATGGAAACGAATCGTTTTGAGGATAATACAAGTTTTGAAATAGAAGCGGTAAATAGTAAAACATGCAATCTTTGGGTGAATAAAATTCGAGATATTTTATGGGTACAATTGAATAGTTATAAAC aaaacCGAAAAACTATGACAAATTTAACTCCAAGTCCtacaaatgaaaataaag gttttGTACACACGCTGCCGAGACAAGACTCCAAAAAAATGAGCGCTGAATTTGTTCGAAATCCGATAAGAAAAAGTATATTTTATGTAACAGACGAAGACCGGTAA